AGGGGTATTAGTTGACAGTGAATTGGCGGAACAGGCAGTAAAACTTAATTCAATACAGACGACAGTGGCGGTTGAACAGGCATATATGATAACGGGACTTGAAAATCCTAATTCAGTAACACAGTTAAAACAGTGGCTCAAGGAAAATGGTGTGGAAATTGAAAGCCTGTCAAAAAAGGCTGTTAAGAGTCTGGCAGATGAAACAGACGGAGATGTCAGTGAAATGCTGAAACTCCGTCTGCTTATGGCGAAAACGTCCGTCAAAAAATATGAGGCTGTAATACGCAGTGTGTGCAGTGATAACCGTGTACACGGAATGATGCGTTTCTGCGGTGCAAACAGAACGGGAAGATGGTCCGGTAACATTCTGCAGCCGCAAAACCTGCCTCAGAACCATCTGCCGGATTTAACACTTGCAAGGGATATTGTAAAGGACGGAGATTTTGAGATGCTTGACATGATGTTCGGAAATGTGCCGAATGTCCTATCGGAGCTTATAAGAACCATCCTCATTCCGAAACCAAACCATAGATTTATCGTTGCAGACTTCTCAGCTATTGAGGCTCGTGTGCTTGCTTGGATAGCAGGAGAGCAGTGGAGAATAGATACATTTAAAAACGGCGGTGATATTTACTGTGCGTCCGCAAGCAAGATGTTTAAAGTGCCTGTGGAGAAACACGGCGTAAACGGCGAACTGCGTCAAAAGGGTAAAATATCCGAACTTGCCTGCGGTTACGGGGGCTCAGTCGGTGCATTAAAGAATATGGGTGCTGTTGAGATGGGAGTGCAGGAGAATGAGCTTCAGGGCTTAATTAACGATTGGAGAAATGCCAATCCGCATATTGTACGTTTTTGGTACGAAGTCGGCAATGCGGCAATGAAAGCAATAAAAGAAAAAACAACCGTTCCGTTAGGAAAACTTGTATTTGCGTATGAACGGGGGATATTATTCATACGTCTGCCGAGCGGAAGGCGGCTGTCATATATAAAACCTCGAATCGGTACAAATAGGTTCGGCGGTGACAGCATTACATATATGGGGATAAACTCCGCAAAGAAGTGGGACAGACTTGAAACTTTCGGAGGTAAGCTGACAGAGAATATCGTACAAGGGACTGCAAGGGATTTGCTTGCAAATGCACTGATAAATGCGGCAAATGCAGGATATGATACTGTTTTTCACGTTCATGATGAAATTATATGCGAAGTTCCGAACGGTTACGGTTCGGTTGATGAACTGTGCCGGCTGATGTGTATAAAAACCGACTGGGCAGACGGACTTCCGCTTAATGCTGACGGGTTTGAATGTGAGTATTATAAAAAGGAATAACGAAAATGCAAAAGAAAATAAATTTAAAGGGGTACGATTATGAAAATAAGATGTTTGGATAAAAAAGACTGCTTTGCTAATGCAGACGGTTATTGTATTTGCTTAACGAATAATGATTTCGGAGGAAGAAGATGTTCGTTTTATAAGACAAAGACGAAAGCCGCGACAGAACGCAAAAAAGTTGAGAAACAATTAAAACGAAAGGGAAAAACGGGATTAATAGACATGTATAACGGGAGGGGACAATGAAAATATCTGTCGGGAACAGCCGTACATCAAGAGCGTGGAAGATTAAAGAATTTTCGTGGGAGAAATTTGTTCAGAAGTGTTCTCAGACAATACGAACGGCTGAAACGGTGCAGGAATATCGTAAACTTCCTAAAGGTCAGCAGGATAATATCAAAGATGTGGGCGGATTTGTCGGAGGTGAACTTCGCAGCGGTCTAAGGAGAAAAGATACTGTGATTAACCGATGTCTGCTCACTCTTGATGCGGATTACGCAGACGAGGACTTTTGGGAACAGATTGAACTGTTCTTTAATTTCAAATGCCTGATATATTCCACACACAAGCATACTGCACAAACCCCGAGATTCAGGCTTATTATCCCTCTGTCACGTCCTGTTACGGCAGATGAATATACGGCGGTTGCACGCAGAATAGCGGCAGATATAGGCATAGAACAGTTTGACGATACAACGTATCAGCCGCATAGACTTATGTATTGGCCGTCAACTTCTTCTGACGGTGAGTTTGTATTTCAGCACCGTGACGGTGAAGAAATAGATGCGGACGCAGTGCTTGCACGTTATAAAGATTGGCATGATACTTCTGAATATCCTGTTTCGTCAAGACAGAAAAAAATTGTATCACACGCATTGAAGAAACAGGCAGACCCTCTGACAAAGCAGGGAATAGTCGGTGCATTTTGCCGTGCATATACGATACAGGACGCAATAAGCACATTCCTTTCAGATGTGTATGAACCAAGCAGTCTGAACGGTCGTTATGATTATATCCCCGCCGATTCCGCAGCCGGAGTAATAGTGTATAATGACAAGTTTGCATACTCTCATCACGCAACAGACCCTGCCTGCGGTAAGCTGTGCAACAGCTTTGATTTGGTGCGGATACACAAGTTTTCATATCTTGACAAAGATGAAACCGACAGTGAGAAATCAGCCTCATTTAAAGCAATGACGGACTTTGCAATGCAGGACGGCAGAGTTAAAGAACAGACACTGACGGATAAGGAAAAGGCTGTGTATGAGGAGTTTTCTGTGATTGACGGCAATGACGATACATCTTGGCATAAGTATTTGTCGGTGAATAAGCACGGTGACGTGGAAAACAGCATACAAAACCTCACGATAATACTTCAGAACGATTCGAAACTAAAGGGAATAGTTTTTAACGAACTGTCGGACTGTATAGAAATTAACGGTGATGTACCTTGGCAGCACCCGTCTAAGTATTGGCGGGACGCTGATGACGCACAGCTGCTTACATATCTTACATACGGCTACGGTAAATTCACAAGAGTGAATTATGATGTGGCACTTGCAAAAGTTGTTGATGACCGTTCGTTCCATCCGATACGGCAGTATCTTGGCAGTCTGCCGAAGTGGGATAAGCAGGAACGTGCAGATACGCTTTTAACGGATTACCTTGGTGCAGAGGACAATCAGTACACCCGTGCGGTTACCCGAAAAACACTATGCGGAGCGGTAGCAAGAGTAATGGTGCCGGGAATAAAGTTTGACACTATGCTTGTACTGTCAGGACCGCAGGGGATTGGGAAAAGCACGATTATATCCAAGCTTTGCGGTGAGTGGTTTAATGATTCTCTACTGCTGTCGGATACAAAGGATAAAACGGCGGCAGAAAAACTGCAGGGATTTTGGATACTTGAAATAGGCGAGCTTGCAGGGCTTAAGAAAACGGAAATTGAAACACTCAGAGGCTTTATATCAAGGCAGAATGATGTGTTTCGTGCCTCGTT
The sequence above is drawn from the Hominilimicola fabiformis genome and encodes:
- a CDS encoding DNA polymerase gives rise to the protein MKKLSCDIETFSDVDLIRCGVYKYADSPDFEMLLFAYAADDGDVHIIDIAGGEELPEKIIQAIKSDTVVKTAYNAQFERVCLSRYLKLPEGEYLNPQSWYCTAVQAAELALPLSLADVGSVLGLERQKMTEGKELIKYFCVPCKPTKSNGNRTRNRPCHDINKWETFKKYCMRDVDVERQIADKLKMYPIRDEEHRLYVLDQIINDRGVLVDSELAEQAVKLNSIQTTVAVEQAYMITGLENPNSVTQLKQWLKENGVEIESLSKKAVKSLADETDGDVSEMLKLRLLMAKTSVKKYEAVIRSVCSDNRVHGMMRFCGANRTGRWSGNILQPQNLPQNHLPDLTLARDIVKDGDFEMLDMMFGNVPNVLSELIRTILIPKPNHRFIVADFSAIEARVLAWIAGEQWRIDTFKNGGDIYCASASKMFKVPVEKHGVNGELRQKGKISELACGYGGSVGALKNMGAVEMGVQENELQGLINDWRNANPHIVRFWYEVGNAAMKAIKEKTTVPLGKLVFAYERGILFIRLPSGRRLSYIKPRIGTNRFGGDSITYMGINSAKKWDRLETFGGKLTENIVQGTARDLLANALINAANAGYDTVFHVHDEIICEVPNGYGSVDELCRLMCIKTDWADGLPLNADGFECEYYKKE
- a CDS encoding virulence-associated E family protein, with product MKISVGNSRTSRAWKIKEFSWEKFVQKCSQTIRTAETVQEYRKLPKGQQDNIKDVGGFVGGELRSGLRRKDTVINRCLLTLDADYADEDFWEQIELFFNFKCLIYSTHKHTAQTPRFRLIIPLSRPVTADEYTAVARRIAADIGIEQFDDTTYQPHRLMYWPSTSSDGEFVFQHRDGEEIDADAVLARYKDWHDTSEYPVSSRQKKIVSHALKKQADPLTKQGIVGAFCRAYTIQDAISTFLSDVYEPSSLNGRYDYIPADSAAGVIVYNDKFAYSHHATDPACGKLCNSFDLVRIHKFSYLDKDETDSEKSASFKAMTDFAMQDGRVKEQTLTDKEKAVYEEFSVIDGNDDTSWHKYLSVNKHGDVENSIQNLTIILQNDSKLKGIVFNELSDCIEINGDVPWQHPSKYWRDADDAQLLTYLTYGYGKFTRVNYDVALAKVVDDRSFHPIRQYLGSLPKWDKQERADTLLTDYLGAEDNQYTRAVTRKTLCGAVARVMVPGIKFDTMLVLSGPQGIGKSTIISKLCGEWFNDSLLLSDTKDKTAAEKLQGFWILEIGELAGLKKTEIETLRGFISRQNDVFRASFGRRATPHLRQCIFIGTTNAEHGYLRDTTGNRRFFPVKVSGNSKKKPWQLSQNDIDQIWAEVLVYYKRGEPLILDEQTEKLAKKLQREAMETDEREGMVREYLETLLPVNWNEMSLYERRNFLDGSEFGEVNIKGEIKRQKVCNMEIWCECFGKAKADLKRIDANAISAIMAKIEGWQKMSKKSRFGIYGAAAGYERTEV